Part of the Aquarana catesbeiana isolate 2022-GZ linkage group LG06, ASM4218655v1, whole genome shotgun sequence genome is shown below.
ACtggtttttcacattttccaagcAGATCATCATCATATTTATTATCCTCATCCCAAACCTCCACCTTCAAGCTAAATCCTGGACTGAGTTCCAAAACTCCGAGATCAAACCGTTTGTTCCATTCTGGATCATTATTGTTCCATATGGTCTCTGTTCGAGCAGAAGCCAGTCCAGGACCCGGTCCAGCACTTATTTTTACATAGGCATCAGTGCTCGAGATGTAGTCACCCCAAAGGTTTGAGGCACGTTGTACAGTGACCACTACTTTGGAAAGTCCCCTTTTTGCGGGGCAACAGTTTATATTTTGGCCTCCACCAGTAGGACAAACGCAGTTGCACTCTTTACCACTACTCTTCTGGGAACCTGAGGGGCAAGAGCAGCTCTTATGCAATGCTTTCTCCAAGATGTACCCACTGATGGCTTTCTGTAGGCTTTGTCTCTGAGGTTTGTTGACTTCAACCAGGTTGTGGATGGGCTCCAGAGAGTAGGATATGATATCTGGGTCAGTCTTTAGGCTTTCCATCCAGGTCTCGAAAATACCTGCATCTGCGTTCTTTACATCAAAGGATAGCTGCTCAAATTTGATCTTCCCTCCTCTTACCTAAAGTTCACAAAGAAACATTATTTTGCTTATTAGATGGGTAGGGTGAGAataaaaacggcgctgccctctatattaATATTAAATAACAGAAAAGAAGTATGCCAAATTGTTTTATTCCATAAAAGGCTTTTATGGAATAAAACAATTTGgcatacttcacgaaggcagcccccttgtgtttctcttttctctggatctctggagaGTTTAACAGATTAAGGTGGTTCACTGCTGGAGTAGCATGGTCATAGCAGAGCATTTATTTACCCTGGAACAGCCGTAAggatcgcacagagcagaggaatggaagtACTATTGGAGTGAACATCATccgccctgaggcacccactttatcgctcggtacccctgcaggggtgactttatctggtgagtggggtagcatcggggggtgagcacttcaagtcaccttatgaaaaaatcGCACAGAAGACACTGCGGTGTACCCTccagggtgaaataaacagcatctACAGTTGAACTCTATTTCTCCCACCTGGTTAACAACACTTTTTTCTGCATGGATATATATAAAAACTCTTAGAAATTAACCATATCACGTGTTACAAACATAAGAAATAAGGAATCACTcgtatattttttttactgtagtttGTGCTTAGGGAGCGTTATTATTGAATTATAATTTAGCTGGTCTCTCAGTGGGACACCTCACGTTTTACACAGAAGGACACCTCACGCTACACAAGCGCCatagtgtcccaatacttttgaacattggggtcaaTCACATTTGAttgattttttgtatatatatatagaaggggCAACACGGACATTACACTGATTTGAATATGCACATATAATCTTTCAGTATTTaaccacatttttttcattttttaatttggcgccattttgtcccaatacttttgaaccctggggtcaagttttttaattttcttcttttttacattgTTCCTTTTTTCACACAGTTCaccactatatattttttcacccaTATATATTCCAATTTAGATGACACTTTTATCCCGCTGATGGGACACACTCCTGTCAGCAGTCTCTAATAGCACTGGTGTTTTTGAATCTTTTGGTTATTTCCAAATATATGGTCCCCTCTGGTTTATTGGTGGAGTTTTGACACATTAGAGTCATTTGGATTTAGTCTGTAATTTATGACATCTTTTCTGTTATTTAATATtaatatagagggcagcgccgtttttatTCTCACCCTACCCATCTATTATGCaattagacccttaggggtactaattagagataggcagcagctctcacacTGTCTTAAGCGCGGATctacttatttatatttttattttgcttatTGTCGGTAAGACATTCTCGTGTATCCCATGTATAAGAGTTTCAGGGTTCTGCCCCTTTGTCGGAGCAATTCTATTGAGTCCACATTGTTGCTTCATTGGTGGAATATTCTACTATGTTTAGGCAGATTTATGTAGGATATTCTGCACATTTACATACATTGTATTTAATATAGCTGCATTTTACACATCAAAATGGTAGCGTAATGACTCTTAACTATGTTTATTTTATGCAAGAGGCAGATGCCTTACCTTGGCACTTGTGGGCTGACCTGTTTGTGGATGGTTATCTAATGAAATATGTCAAAGGAGGTTATCTACAAGGGATTGTAAAATGCAGATTTGTCTGACTAGACTTGACTTGAGAGGAGACCTGAAGgggcccgaagggcctggtatggaatttggggggacccccacgcaatttttttaatattcataacagacccaaagggactggtaatggacttcttttatctgtattgtcgggaccgacaattcattatagccatgagtagttttaaatgcctttttttcctttagaaatgtaattttgctctcggactgttctaaacatggaaaacatgcgccactttacaagcatactatagacaccccccaggttcgaaatttaaaggaatatttcatttttattgtttcactttaagcattataaaaagtactgatcccgaaaaaacacgtttttaaaactttttttgcattgatccatgtcccctggggcagggcccgggtccccaaacactttttatgacaataccatgcatataagcctttaaaattagcacttttgatttctcccatagacttttaaagggtgttccgcggctttcgaatttgccgcgaacaccccaaattgtttgctattcggcaaacaggcgaacacccgatgttcgagtcgaacttacgttcgactcgaacattgggctcatccctaatggtgtagTGCCTCTATGCTTGCTATGACATAAAAGGACTATGTATTTTGAATGGGACTCTGAAGGCAGCTGTTCATTGTATTATATGCAAACACTCTGTCATCTGTTCTGGGATCCAATAAATGCAATTTCTCTGGCAAAGAACTTTGTTGCTGCCAAAAATTcattttacaataaaaattatGTCATCATCCCTATATTTTACAACACTATGTACTTACAGTTCCCCCACTCTGGCTCTGTTCTAGGTGTACTGAAATAAAGTTGGCACACTGCCTCCTTTATTCTCCACAATCTTGTGTGTCTATGACATCTCATCTTTTAGTGTGATACTAAGCCTAGCCAGTTGAAGAAAATGACCTATGGGGCAAGAAGTATATATCCAGCCCTAATAATATGTATCATAAACAtatgaaaaaacaatatatactgtatatatatatatatatatataatatatatacctcCCAACTATACTTATTCCTGGTGTACAACTCACCTCCCAACTCTTCTCATTGAACGTCTGATGGAAACTCTCCCCCCTGTTGGATTTTTGGCTTAGTTCCTTGCAGGCGCTAGCTTTTGCATTTGCTTCACCTTTCCCAATGACAGAAACTGAGGCCTCCATGCTAAGACAATCCTTCAGCTCGTCCATGGACATGCCATCCATGGTGACTTGACAGGTCTTGATGGCGTTGACCTCTTGTACTTTGCCTCCTACATCTGCTTGGTTGATATAATGAGTGCCGTAGATGCTAATTACATGTCTGTAGTGAGCTTTAGTGCTGGCATCATAAGTCGGTGGCAGAGACCCCAAGGCCCGTTTTAGATCTTTGCTCAGTGGAGAACGGTCTAAAAGTCGGAAGCTGGTAAAGGGACAAATTTAGAgcttcaagaaaaaaaacacaaacaaattttTCCAATCATTTTAACACTTGTCTCAGGAGTATCCTTTTTCTTTTGTACAGAGATAGTATTTTGGATGATGCCCACTGAGTTTTTTCAACTCTGCCATACCTGCTTTAATAGGTACTGGGGCAGTTGAGTTACTGACTCAATATATTAGTATATTGCGATACTGATCAAATTAGCAAAATCTGTTTTATTGGAAGCAAAATTATTCTGCAGCTGGTAAACAGGTCTTTTAAAGTAGCGAAAGGAGGAACTTTTTGTCATAAATGTTACCGGTTTAATAATGAAAACATATGTTAAATTCAAAGACATGAAATAAAAAAtggattcaccacaaactcgccccaagtgaactcaaaatagcagcgctaaagtaATCCCTAATCATAAAGTGACATAAAGTGAAGAGTGATAAGACAATCAATCATCTAATGATATAATTACATCATATCACCACTCCTCCTCAATAATGTGCATAAAGTGGTATGATCAAAAATTCACAAGAAAAAGGTGCGCaaaaccaattaagtgaataacataGCTGTGCACTTAAAATgtgatgtataaaatatatatatgtgtgaatcaAATGTGAAtcaatccacaaaaaatatatatataaaattatatatagagaagtgtgtccacaaacaatccaaaaaacATAGTAGTCCAAAAAATAtggtggtcgcggcggacccaggtactgcgcttctcaaattacccgtctcacccgatccctggtgtagataGGACCGACTTCCacacttcctcgtatggcgctccctgtcacagcgtcctacgtcactaacgttcgattgccgtgtagccacgccccgacatgtttcgtcataaagacttaatcatgggattcccatgattaagtctttatgacgaaacatgtcggggcgtggctacacggcaatcgaacgTTAGTGACGTAGgatgctgtgacagggagcgccatacgaggaagtgtGGAAGTCGGTCCTATCTACACCAGGGTTCGGGTGAGACGGGTAATTTGagaagcgcagtacctgggtccgccgcgacAACCATACACTGGTTCACTGATTGGAGTTgatgctgtgacagcttgctgtgTTGTGCTATTTTTGAgcttgcagtgaattttaaagatgtgagtttaatggtggaggagtgtgttatttttaataaatatcagtacgttattgcactattggattattttcttttttcatgcggAGAGAGCTCTGTGGCATCACACTCTGGATATATAAAGGTGTACCATTGGAGATCATTTCCCCTTACTGTGTGGGATAAAGgcttggtggccctgacacgagagtgtgggcaaaaggagctggtgagtttatttacctaaggggagaggagtcacagaggtgcggtggaagattcatttgaGTGGAAGATTTGCACTGCATCACGTCACGGAATATTTTTTGGACTACTATGTTTTTTGGATTGCTTGTGGACACACTTctctatatataattttatatatatattttttgtggattgaTTCACATTtgattcacacatatatatattttatacatcacATTTTAAGTGCACAGCtatgttattcacttaattggttttGCGCACCTTTTTCTTGTGAATTTTTGATCATACCACTTTATGCACATTATTGAGGAGGAGTGGTGATATGATGTAATTATATCATTAGATGATTGATTGTCTTATCACTCTTCACTTTATGTCACTTTATGATTAGGGATtactttagcgctgctattttgagttcacttggggcgagtttgtggtgaatccattttttatttcatgtttgtcaTTATTTAAGCAGCTGCTCAGTTTTAGGTTTTCTCCAttagcgcagcgtttttgggtgtatgagtgggcggatttttatacaCCTGATTTTTTACATTCAAAGACATACCTGTAATAGACACAGCTCAGATGGTGCTTGATGAAGCTGTAACGGTCTGTGCTGGTCTTACTCTTACCAAACTGTGCTACTTCGGAATGAGAACCAGCCATTACCAGGTTGCCAGTCACCCCATTGTGGCTGATCTCTAGACCAGCTTTCCAGTCATTCTTCACATCAGATGCAGATTCCTCAGCCAGCGATGCAGAAGATCGGGAGACCTCACTGCTGATCTTCCTAGAACAGGATGACTGGGGACGCCAGTCCACCATTGCAAGGGGAAGCTTTTGCCAGTTTTTGTTCATATATGGGTTGCGACAGATAGTGCAGGTGTTGTTCTGTGTAGAAAATGTCTGGAGATCTAGCAGGTGAGCCCTGGTCTGCTTCATGGTCACAATATCAAAGCCTTGACCAACAAGATTGTGCCCGGGGACAAAATGGAGTTTATCACATTTTGGTTTCTTGGCAGTTTGGCAGGCGTAGGTGAGTGGGGGGTGAGTTTGGCAGGAGGTAGAGGTGGCAAAGCTTAGAAGAACCAAGATGAGCCACATAT
Proteins encoded:
- the LOC141147549 gene encoding perforin-1-like; the encoded protein is MQLNMWLILVLLSFATSTSCQTHPPLTYACQTAKKPKCDKLHFVPGHNLVGQGFDIVTMKQTRAHLLDLQTFSTQNNTCTICRNPYMNKNWQKLPLAMVDWRPQSSCSRKISSEVSRSSASLAEESASDVKNDWKAGLEISHNGVTGNLVMAGSHSEVAQFGKSKTSTDRYSFIKHHLSCVYYSFRLLDRSPLSKDLKRALGSLPPTYDASTKAHYRHVISIYGTHYINQADVGGKVQEVNAIKTCQVTMDGMSMDELKDCLSMEASVSVIGKGEANAKASACKELSQKSNRGESFHQTFNEKSWEVRGGKIKFEQLSFDVKNADAGIFETWMESLKTDPDIISYSLEPIHNLVEVNKPQRQSLQKAISGYILEKALHKSCSCPSGSQKSSGKECNCVCPTGGGQNINCCPAKRGLSKVVVTVQRASNLWGDYISSTDAYVKISAGPGPGLASARTETIWNNNDPEWNKRFDLGVLELSPGFSLKVEVWDEDNKYDDDLLGKCEKPVSSGVKDEVCYFEHGSVTFTVSVQCLLHLTGPLCKDYAPSTS